From the genome of Excalfactoria chinensis isolate bCotChi1 chromosome 14, bCotChi1.hap2, whole genome shotgun sequence, one region includes:
- the GLYR1 gene encoding cytokine-like nuclear factor N-PAC isoform X3, translated as MAAVSLRLGDLVWGKLGRYPPWPGKIVNPPKDLKKPRGKKCFFVKFFGTEDHAWIKVEQLKPYHLHKEEMIKINKGKRFQQAVDAVEEFLRKTKGKDQDLTIPESSTVKRVMTGTVAGFKWPPSVSEPVKDSDPHFHHFLLSQTEKPAVCYQAITKKLKVCEEETGSTSIQAADSTAVNGSITPTDKKIGFLGLGLMGSGIVSNLLKMGHTVTVWNRTAEKCDLFIQEGARLGRTPAEVVSTCDITFACVSDPKAAKDLVLGPSGVLQGIRPGKCYVDMSTVDADTVTELAQVIVSRGGRFLEAPVSGNQQLSNDGMLVILAAGDRGLYEDCSSCFQAMGKTSFFLGEVGNAAKMMLIVNMVQGSFMATIAEGLTLAQVTGQSQQTLLDILNQGQLASIFLDQKCQNILQGNFKPDFYLKYIQKDLRLAIALGDSVNHPTPMAAAANEVYKRAKALDQSDNDMSAVYRAYIH; from the exons ATGGCGGCCGTGAGTCTGAGGCTCGGAGACCTGGTGTG GGGGAAGCTGGGCCGGTACCCACCATGGCCAGGAAAG ATTGTTAATCCACCTAAAGATCTGAAGAAACCTCGTGGAAAAAAGTGCTTCTTTGTGAAGTTTTTTGGAACAGAAGATCA TGCTTGGATCAAAGTGGAGCAGCTGAAGCCTTATCACCTGCACAAAGAGGAAATGATAAAGATTAACAAGGGTAAGCGCTTCCAGCAAGCCGTGGATGCCGTGGAGGAGTTTCTTAGAAAAACCAAAGGCAAGGACCAG GACCTCACAATTCCAGAGTCCAGTACAGTGAAAAGAGTGATGACTGGAACAGTGGCTGGATTTAAATGGCCACCGAGCGTCAGTGAG CCCGTGAAGGACAGTGATCCACACTTCCATCACTTCCTGCTGAGCCAGACGGAGAAG CCAGCTGTCTGCTATCAAGCCATCACAAAGAAGCTGAAGGTTTGTGAAGAG gaaacGGGATCCACCTCCATCCAGGCAGCAGACAGCACGGCAGTCAATGGCAGTATCACACCCACAGACAAAAA GATAGGATTTCTGGGACTTGGTCTGATGGGAAGTGGCATCGTCTCCAACTTGCTGAAGATGGGTCATACTGTCACTGTCTGGAACCGGACTGCTGAGAAG TGTGATTTGTTCATCCAGGAAGGGGCAAGGCTGGGAAGAACCCCTGCTGAAGTGGTCTCCACCTGTGACATCACCTTTGCCTGTGTATCAGATCCAAAAGCAGCAAAGGAT CTGGTGCTTGGTCCGAGCGGAGTGTTACAGGGGATTCGACCAGGGAAGTGTTATGTGGATATGTCCACTGTGGATGCAGATACAGTCACGGAATTGGCCCAG GTGATAGTGTCCCGGGGTGGTCGCTTTTTGGAAGCACCAGTCTCAGGAAATCAGCAGCTATCAAATGATGGGATGCTTGTGATCCTGGCAGCTGGTGACAGGGGTTTATATGAGGACTGCAGTAGCTGTTTCCAAGCGATGGGGAAGACCTCTTTTTTTCTAG GTGAAGTAGGTAATGCTGCCAAGATGATGCTGATTGTGAACATGGTCCAAGGCAGCTTCATGGCTACAATAGCAGAAGGACTGACTTTGGCTCAAGTGACTGGTCAGTCCCAGCAGACCCTTCTGGATATCCTCAATCAGGGACAACTTGCCAGCATCTTCCTGGACCAGAAGTGCCAAA ATATCTTGCAAGGAAACTTTAAACCTGATTTTTACCTGAAATACATACAGAAGGATCTTAGATTAGCTATTGCACTGGGTGATTCCGTCAACCATCCAACTCCTatggcagctgctgccaacGAG GTCTATAAACGAGCAAAAGCGTTGGACCAATCAGACAACGACATGTCTGCAGTGTACAGGGCCTACATCCACTAG
- the GLYR1 gene encoding cytokine-like nuclear factor N-PAC isoform X1 translates to MAAVSLRLGDLVWGKLGRYPPWPGKIVNPPKDLKKPRGKKCFFVKFFGTEDHAWIKVEQLKPYHLHKEEMIKINKGKRFQQAVDAVEEFLRKTKGKDQASSHNSSEEKNRRNSSEERGKQSAGEEKRKASLSEGKLKKGTGEGKKRVSSVSSERGSKSPLKRAQDQSPRKRGRPPKDEKDLTIPESSTVKRVMTGTVAGFKWPPSVSEPVKDSDPHFHHFLLSQTEKPAVCYQAITKKLKVCEEETGSTSIQAADSTAVNGSITPTDKKIGFLGLGLMGSGIVSNLLKMGHTVTVWNRTAEKCDLFIQEGARLGRTPAEVVSTCDITFACVSDPKAAKDLVLGPSGVLQGIRPGKCYVDMSTVDADTVTELAQVIVSRGGRFLEAPVSGNQQLSNDGMLVILAAGDRGLYEDCSSCFQAMGKTSFFLGEVGNAAKMMLIVNMVQGSFMATIAEGLTLAQVTGQSQQTLLDILNQGQLASIFLDQKCQNILQGNFKPDFYLKYIQKDLRLAIALGDSVNHPTPMAAAANEVYKRAKALDQSDNDMSAVYRAYIH, encoded by the exons ATGGCGGCCGTGAGTCTGAGGCTCGGAGACCTGGTGTG GGGGAAGCTGGGCCGGTACCCACCATGGCCAGGAAAG ATTGTTAATCCACCTAAAGATCTGAAGAAACCTCGTGGAAAAAAGTGCTTCTTTGTGAAGTTTTTTGGAACAGAAGATCA TGCTTGGATCAAAGTGGAGCAGCTGAAGCCTTATCACCTGCACAAAGAGGAAATGATAAAGATTAACAAGGGTAAGCGCTTCCAGCAAGCCGTGGATGCCGTGGAGGAGTTTCTTAGAAAAACCAAAGGCAAGGACCAG GCGTCTTCCCATAACTCCAGTGAAGAGAAGAATCGGCGTAATTCCAGTGAAGAAAGAGGCAAGCAATCTGCCGGTGAAGAGAAACGCAAAGCCAGTTTGTCTGAAGGGAAGTTGAAGAAGGGCACAGGGGAAGGCAAAAAGAGGGTCTCTTCTGTATCGTCAGAGAGAGGATCAAAGTCACCTCTGAAAAGAGCCCAGGATCAGAGCCCCCGAAAGCGGGGGCGTCCACCCAAGGATGAGAAG GACCTCACAATTCCAGAGTCCAGTACAGTGAAAAGAGTGATGACTGGAACAGTGGCTGGATTTAAATGGCCACCGAGCGTCAGTGAG CCCGTGAAGGACAGTGATCCACACTTCCATCACTTCCTGCTGAGCCAGACGGAGAAG CCAGCTGTCTGCTATCAAGCCATCACAAAGAAGCTGAAGGTTTGTGAAGAG gaaacGGGATCCACCTCCATCCAGGCAGCAGACAGCACGGCAGTCAATGGCAGTATCACACCCACAGACAAAAA GATAGGATTTCTGGGACTTGGTCTGATGGGAAGTGGCATCGTCTCCAACTTGCTGAAGATGGGTCATACTGTCACTGTCTGGAACCGGACTGCTGAGAAG TGTGATTTGTTCATCCAGGAAGGGGCAAGGCTGGGAAGAACCCCTGCTGAAGTGGTCTCCACCTGTGACATCACCTTTGCCTGTGTATCAGATCCAAAAGCAGCAAAGGAT CTGGTGCTTGGTCCGAGCGGAGTGTTACAGGGGATTCGACCAGGGAAGTGTTATGTGGATATGTCCACTGTGGATGCAGATACAGTCACGGAATTGGCCCAG GTGATAGTGTCCCGGGGTGGTCGCTTTTTGGAAGCACCAGTCTCAGGAAATCAGCAGCTATCAAATGATGGGATGCTTGTGATCCTGGCAGCTGGTGACAGGGGTTTATATGAGGACTGCAGTAGCTGTTTCCAAGCGATGGGGAAGACCTCTTTTTTTCTAG GTGAAGTAGGTAATGCTGCCAAGATGATGCTGATTGTGAACATGGTCCAAGGCAGCTTCATGGCTACAATAGCAGAAGGACTGACTTTGGCTCAAGTGACTGGTCAGTCCCAGCAGACCCTTCTGGATATCCTCAATCAGGGACAACTTGCCAGCATCTTCCTGGACCAGAAGTGCCAAA ATATCTTGCAAGGAAACTTTAAACCTGATTTTTACCTGAAATACATACAGAAGGATCTTAGATTAGCTATTGCACTGGGTGATTCCGTCAACCATCCAACTCCTatggcagctgctgccaacGAG GTCTATAAACGAGCAAAAGCGTTGGACCAATCAGACAACGACATGTCTGCAGTGTACAGGGCCTACATCCACTAG
- the MRPS34 gene encoding small ribosomal subunit protein mS34, producing MARKKLYRPIAAMARKVRDYRALKERPRDSQRFALDYETMRRPLTQKRLPVLAWQDARCEQRLFSLLCRLPLFGVGRTVTRKSWLWAHSEPSYWRISRVRADYTAEGMDHGRAWGRLTFRGKTEEEDREIDKVMYHDWRLVPKHEEEAFKKFTPVPEETCRYLPYPPLLRAMILAQWQREGKEITEEPMIDLQRPSRVKAAKKDTPGTVP from the exons ATGGCCCGCAAGAAGCTGTACCGGCCGATCGCCGCCATGGCCAGGAAGGTGCGCGATTACCGGGCGTTGAAGGAGCGGCCGCGGGACTCGCAGCGCTTCGCCCTGGACTACGAGACCATGAGGCGGCCGCTGACGCAGAAGCGGCTCCCGGTTCTGGCCTGGCAGGACGCGCGGTGCGAGCAGCGGCTGTTCTCGTTGCTCTGCCGCCTGCCGCTGTTCGGCGTGGGCCGCACCGTCACCCGCAAGTCGTGGCTGTGGGCGCACAGCGAGCCGAGCTACTGGCGCATCAGCAGAGTGCGCGCCGACTACACCGCAGAG GGCATGGACCACGGCAGGGCCTGGGGACGGCTGACGTTCCGAG GTAAAACCGAAGAAGAAGACAGAGAGATCGACAAAGTCATGTATCACGACTGGCGTCTGGTGCCCAAGCACGAGGAGGAGGCCTTCAAGAAGTTTACCCCGGTGCCGGAGGAGACCTGTCGGTACCTTCCATACCCACCTTTGCTCCGAGCCATGATCCTTGCTCAGTGGCAGCGAGAGGGGAAAGAGATCACAGAGGAGCCAATGATTGACCTGCAGAGGCCCTCTCGTGTTAAGGCTGCAAAGAAAGACACCCCAGGGACGGTGCCGTAA
- the GLYR1 gene encoding cytokine-like nuclear factor N-PAC isoform X2, with translation MAAVSLRLGDLVWGKLGRYPPWPGKIVNPPKDLKKPRGKKCFFVKFFGTEDHAWIKVEQLKPYHLHKEEMIKINKGKRFQQAVDAVEEFLRKTKGKDQASSHNSSEEKNRRNSSEERGKQSAGEEKRKASLSEGKLKKGTGEGKKRVSSVSSERGSKSPLKRAQDQSPRKRGRPPKDEKDLTIPESSTVKRVMTGTVAGFKWPPSVSEPVKDSDPHFHHFLLSQTEKPAVCYQAITKKLKVCEEETGSTSIQAADSTAVNGSITPTDKKIGFLGLGLMGSGIVSNLLKMGHTVTVWNRTAEKCDLFIQEGARLGRTPAEVVSTCDITFACVSDPKAAKDVLGPSGVLQGIRPGKCYVDMSTVDADTVTELAQVIVSRGGRFLEAPVSGNQQLSNDGMLVILAAGDRGLYEDCSSCFQAMGKTSFFLGEVGNAAKMMLIVNMVQGSFMATIAEGLTLAQVTGQSQQTLLDILNQGQLASIFLDQKCQNILQGNFKPDFYLKYIQKDLRLAIALGDSVNHPTPMAAAANEVYKRAKALDQSDNDMSAVYRAYIH, from the exons ATGGCGGCCGTGAGTCTGAGGCTCGGAGACCTGGTGTG GGGGAAGCTGGGCCGGTACCCACCATGGCCAGGAAAG ATTGTTAATCCACCTAAAGATCTGAAGAAACCTCGTGGAAAAAAGTGCTTCTTTGTGAAGTTTTTTGGAACAGAAGATCA TGCTTGGATCAAAGTGGAGCAGCTGAAGCCTTATCACCTGCACAAAGAGGAAATGATAAAGATTAACAAGGGTAAGCGCTTCCAGCAAGCCGTGGATGCCGTGGAGGAGTTTCTTAGAAAAACCAAAGGCAAGGACCAG GCGTCTTCCCATAACTCCAGTGAAGAGAAGAATCGGCGTAATTCCAGTGAAGAAAGAGGCAAGCAATCTGCCGGTGAAGAGAAACGCAAAGCCAGTTTGTCTGAAGGGAAGTTGAAGAAGGGCACAGGGGAAGGCAAAAAGAGGGTCTCTTCTGTATCGTCAGAGAGAGGATCAAAGTCACCTCTGAAAAGAGCCCAGGATCAGAGCCCCCGAAAGCGGGGGCGTCCACCCAAGGATGAGAAG GACCTCACAATTCCAGAGTCCAGTACAGTGAAAAGAGTGATGACTGGAACAGTGGCTGGATTTAAATGGCCACCGAGCGTCAGTGAG CCCGTGAAGGACAGTGATCCACACTTCCATCACTTCCTGCTGAGCCAGACGGAGAAG CCAGCTGTCTGCTATCAAGCCATCACAAAGAAGCTGAAGGTTTGTGAAGAG gaaacGGGATCCACCTCCATCCAGGCAGCAGACAGCACGGCAGTCAATGGCAGTATCACACCCACAGACAAAAA GATAGGATTTCTGGGACTTGGTCTGATGGGAAGTGGCATCGTCTCCAACTTGCTGAAGATGGGTCATACTGTCACTGTCTGGAACCGGACTGCTGAGAAG TGTGATTTGTTCATCCAGGAAGGGGCAAGGCTGGGAAGAACCCCTGCTGAAGTGGTCTCCACCTGTGACATCACCTTTGCCTGTGTATCAGATCCAAAAGCAGCAAAGGATGT GCTTGGTCCGAGCGGAGTGTTACAGGGGATTCGACCAGGGAAGTGTTATGTGGATATGTCCACTGTGGATGCAGATACAGTCACGGAATTGGCCCAG GTGATAGTGTCCCGGGGTGGTCGCTTTTTGGAAGCACCAGTCTCAGGAAATCAGCAGCTATCAAATGATGGGATGCTTGTGATCCTGGCAGCTGGTGACAGGGGTTTATATGAGGACTGCAGTAGCTGTTTCCAAGCGATGGGGAAGACCTCTTTTTTTCTAG GTGAAGTAGGTAATGCTGCCAAGATGATGCTGATTGTGAACATGGTCCAAGGCAGCTTCATGGCTACAATAGCAGAAGGACTGACTTTGGCTCAAGTGACTGGTCAGTCCCAGCAGACCCTTCTGGATATCCTCAATCAGGGACAACTTGCCAGCATCTTCCTGGACCAGAAGTGCCAAA ATATCTTGCAAGGAAACTTTAAACCTGATTTTTACCTGAAATACATACAGAAGGATCTTAGATTAGCTATTGCACTGGGTGATTCCGTCAACCATCCAACTCCTatggcagctgctgccaacGAG GTCTATAAACGAGCAAAAGCGTTGGACCAATCAGACAACGACATGTCTGCAGTGTACAGGGCCTACATCCACTAG